From Microcoleus sp. FACHB-831, a single genomic window includes:
- the plsY gene encoding glycerol-3-phosphate 1-O-acyltransferase PlsY, which yields MNKSVELTLITGALLITAYLLGSFPTGYLAGRMLKGIDIRAEGSGSTGATNVLRTLGKGPAVVVLLVDLLKGVGAIALVNAFYTFAPTPILPASWQPWLVAGAAFAALLGHSKSIWLNFSGGKSVATGLGVLLAMSLPVGLGTLGVFSLFLAISRIVSLSSIAGAIAVSLLMIFLKQPLPYLIFAIAAGSYVIWRHRTNIQRLLAGTEPQLGQKLAQQEESQVTS from the coding sequence ATGAACAAAAGTGTAGAGCTAACTTTAATAACTGGGGCATTATTAATAACAGCCTATCTGCTAGGCTCCTTTCCCACTGGTTATCTTGCAGGACGAATGCTCAAGGGCATTGATATTCGGGCTGAGGGTTCTGGCTCCACTGGTGCAACTAATGTGCTGAGAACGTTGGGGAAAGGGCCAGCCGTAGTGGTTTTACTGGTTGATTTGCTCAAAGGTGTAGGCGCGATCGCCCTCGTTAACGCTTTCTATACTTTTGCCCCAACTCCCATTCTGCCTGCTTCGTGGCAACCCTGGCTTGTAGCGGGAGCGGCATTTGCCGCGCTACTAGGTCACAGTAAATCAATTTGGCTTAACTTCAGCGGCGGTAAATCTGTAGCTACAGGTTTGGGAGTCTTGCTGGCAATGTCTTTACCTGTAGGCTTGGGAACGTTGGGAGTTTTTAGTTTATTTCTGGCAATTTCCCGGATTGTCTCGCTTAGTTCTATTGCAGGAGCGATCGCAGTCTCGCTGCTGATGATTTTCCTCAAACAACCGCTGCCTTACCTAATATTTGCGATCGCTGCTGGCAGCTACGTTATTTGGCGTCACCGCACCAACATCCAACGCCTGCTCGCCGGAACTGAACCGCAACTGGGACAAAAACTAGCACAACAAGAAGAGTCGCAAGTCACCAGTTAA
- the proC gene encoding pyrroline-5-carboxylate reductase — translation MIGGGVMGEALLSRLIAKQVYKPDAVLVSDPLPARREFLAHKYGVGVTDDNRALAAASEVLLLAIKPQVFDAVVSSLSDVRPGQLVISILAGVALSQLESAFGSQPAIRAMPNTPATVGAGITAIAPGTHVQPSHLQQAKEIFQAVGEVVEVSESLMDAVTGLSGSGPGYVAIAIEALTDGGVCAGLPRAIAYKLALQTVLGTAQLLHESGMHPAELKDRVTSPGGTTIAGIAQMERAGLRSALIEGVVAASKRSKELGS, via the coding sequence ATGATTGGTGGCGGGGTAATGGGAGAAGCGCTCTTATCTCGCCTAATTGCAAAGCAGGTCTATAAACCTGACGCCGTATTGGTTAGCGATCCCTTGCCTGCACGGCGGGAGTTTTTGGCGCATAAATACGGCGTTGGGGTGACAGATGACAACCGAGCTTTGGCAGCAGCAAGTGAGGTGCTGTTGTTGGCTATTAAACCCCAGGTATTTGATGCGGTTGTCAGTTCTCTTTCTGATGTCCGACCAGGACAACTGGTAATTTCTATTTTGGCTGGTGTTGCGTTAAGCCAGTTGGAATCTGCTTTTGGCTCACAGCCTGCTATTAGGGCGATGCCGAATACTCCGGCAACAGTTGGGGCTGGAATTACTGCGATCGCTCCAGGGACACACGTCCAACCCAGCCATCTGCAACAGGCAAAGGAAATATTCCAAGCCGTCGGCGAAGTTGTTGAAGTGTCGGAAAGCCTGATGGATGCTGTAACTGGACTTTCGGGATCGGGGCCAGGATATGTAGCGATCGCAATCGAAGCATTGACAGATGGCGGAGTATGTGCTGGGTTGCCCAGAGCGATCGCTTATAAGTTAGCTTTGCAAACAGTCTTGGGCACTGCTCAGTTATTGCATGAATCTGGTATGCACCCAGCCGAACTCAAAGACCGCGTGACGAGTCCAGGCGGTACGACTATTGCCGGAATTGCCCAGATGGAACGTGCGGGTTTGCGATCTGCCCTGATTGAGGGGGTTGTAGCTGCGTCAAAGCGATCTAAGGAGCTTGGCAGCTAG
- a CDS encoding cell division protein SepF, which produces MNSIFSKLRDFVGLNEPVEYEYEYEEEPETYQPPYQEEPPQQQPSAAEEERRSRRNRERTAVTPEVGVGTKPMNNVIGMPGAVNGVSEVIVMEPRSFEEMPQAIQALRERKSVVLNLTIMDPDQAQRAVDFVAGGTYAIDGHQERIGESIFLFTPSCVQVSTQSGVVHEVTQATAQPRTTRPAAPAPAWTPEPTRMAQ; this is translated from the coding sequence GTGAACAGTATTTTTTCCAAGCTACGAGATTTCGTTGGTCTCAACGAACCAGTAGAATACGAGTACGAGTACGAAGAAGAACCCGAAACCTACCAACCTCCCTATCAGGAAGAACCTCCCCAACAACAACCATCAGCAGCGGAGGAAGAACGTAGAAGCCGCCGCAATCGGGAGCGCACAGCTGTTACACCAGAAGTAGGAGTGGGGACAAAACCAATGAATAACGTGATCGGTATGCCCGGAGCTGTCAACGGCGTTTCAGAAGTGATCGTAATGGAGCCGCGTTCGTTTGAAGAAATGCCCCAAGCGATTCAAGCATTGCGCGAACGCAAGTCAGTAGTTTTGAATCTGACGATTATGGACCCGGATCAGGCGCAACGGGCTGTAGATTTTGTCGCAGGTGGGACATACGCTATTGATGGCCACCAAGAGCGAATTGGCGAAAGTATATTCTTATTTACCCCCAGTTGCGTTCAGGTGAGTACGCAGTCTGGCGTTGTTCACGAAGTTACCCAGGCTACAGCGCAACCCCGCACAACCCGTCCAGCTGCTCCCGCTCCCGCGTGGACTCCTGAACCGACGCGGATGGCTCAGTAA
- a CDS encoding YggS family pyridoxal phosphate-dependent enzyme has protein sequence MTGTIAQRIAQIRQSLPPSVRLIAVTKQASLNAMREAYAAGVRDFGESRIQEAQTKQAQLQDLPDITWHLIGHLQSNKAKKALEHFQWIHALDSLDLAQRLNQLASELAVSPSVCLQVKLVPDPNKYGWTVPDLLADLPALNECYNLQIQGLMTILPLGLDSSEALAVFESTRELAEKIRQQKWSNIQMQQLSMGMSADYSLALQAGATMVRLGTIIFGERAT, from the coding sequence ATGACCGGAACGATAGCACAGCGCATTGCCCAAATTCGTCAATCTCTACCCCCATCCGTTCGACTAATTGCCGTTACCAAGCAGGCGTCCCTTAACGCCATGCGAGAAGCTTATGCAGCTGGGGTACGCGATTTTGGCGAAAGTCGGATTCAAGAAGCACAAACCAAACAAGCCCAACTACAAGATTTGCCTGACATCACTTGGCATCTAATTGGGCATCTCCAAAGTAATAAAGCCAAAAAAGCCCTAGAACACTTCCAGTGGATTCACGCACTCGACAGCTTAGACCTAGCCCAACGCTTAAATCAGTTGGCTAGCGAACTGGCTGTCTCGCCCTCTGTCTGTCTTCAAGTCAAACTTGTGCCCGATCCTAATAAGTATGGTTGGACAGTCCCCGACCTACTTGCAGATTTACCAGCCCTCAATGAATGCTACAATCTGCAAATTCAAGGTTTGATGACAATTTTACCCCTCGGCCTTGATAGTTCAGAAGCTCTAGCAGTGTTTGAAAGTACCCGCGAATTGGCTGAGAAAATTAGACAGCAAAAGTGGTCTAATATTCAAATGCAGCAGCTATCTATGGGAATGTCAGCAGATTATTCTTTAGCCCTTCAAGCGGGTGCGACCATGGTTAGACTAGGAACAATTATTTTTGGAGAACGGGCAACATGA
- the pipX gene encoding transcriptional coactivator PipX: MLMSETYLNHPTFGLLYRVCVLEDSQELFTTLYAQRLFFLVTTAGTGFKFEPIGRSDARLMVENRIRLLRRTGQSQEYEQLQAVYQQTFQ; the protein is encoded by the coding sequence ATGTTAATGAGCGAAACCTATTTAAATCACCCAACATTTGGCTTGCTTTACAGAGTCTGCGTGCTGGAAGACAGCCAGGAGTTATTTACCACCCTGTATGCCCAGCGTCTCTTTTTTTTAGTGACGACGGCAGGCACGGGCTTCAAATTTGAACCAATCGGTCGTAGCGATGCACGCCTTATGGTGGAAAACCGCATCCGCTTGCTGCGCCGCACTGGTCAATCTCAGGAGTACGAACAACTTCAAGCCGTTTATCAGCAAACGTTTCAATAA
- the acpS gene encoding holo-ACP synthase — MPNYQMIQLGTDIVYIPRIQATLDRFGDRFLQRVYTPTEQHDCEYAHARGDRKQNLLPDKIISSPLRLSINYLAGRWAAKEAVAKALGTGFAGVRYTDIEIRRHISGAPSVYLYGAAADIASAWGECHWQLSLSHDRDYCVATALLVCLPSTTPQ; from the coding sequence ATGCCCAATTACCAGATGATTCAACTGGGAACTGATATCGTTTATATTCCTCGGATTCAAGCGACTTTAGATCGGTTTGGCGATCGCTTCTTGCAGCGCGTCTATACCCCAACTGAACAACACGATTGCGAGTACGCTCATGCTAGAGGCGATCGCAAGCAAAACTTGCTCCCCGACAAAATTATTTCATCCCCACTCCGCCTTTCTATAAATTATCTGGCTGGGCGCTGGGCAGCTAAAGAAGCCGTTGCCAAAGCGCTAGGGACTGGATTTGCGGGAGTTCGCTACACCGATATCGAGATTAGACGCCATATCAGCGGTGCGCCCTCTGTGTATCTTTACGGCGCTGCTGCGGATATTGCATCTGCGTGGGGAGAGTGCCACTGGCAGTTGAGTCTCAGCCACGATCGCGATTATTGTGTCGCTACTGCCTTGCTGGTTTGCTTACCTTCAACTACTCCGCAATAA
- a CDS encoding anthranilate synthase component I — MKALQTWHWRSLPLEHRTGSEVFAALFLKPNAIATLLESPYPTPSESSNLARYSICAGSPRILDGIPQMWTPAVGEIFPFLRQLLQRSKEGKSNSFDSSPFTFDFPFTGGWLGWLGYDTAWEIERLPKLKPDPLPFPVAYWYEPECFAVLDFCEQTLWLAATHPDQLDQLQQQLEPQNIIPKQSMGTSKIQNPKSQPPHFFTSQIGYESAVRQAQKYIQAGDIFQTNLSLRFAADTTASSWDIYQALQQINPSPFASYWQTPWGAVISCSPERLVQLQNQQAQTRPIAGTRSRGTTPETDAQQASDLIANTKEIAEHIMLVDLERNDLGRVCQWGSVTANELFTIERYSHVMHLVSNVKGTLRPECDEIDLIRALFPGGTITGCPKVRCMEIIEELEPVRRNLFYGSCGYLDLRGNLDLNILIRTLLFTNSDSGATVWGQVGAGIVADSDPNREWHESLHKAQAQLAALSSFKL; from the coding sequence ATGAAAGCGCTACAAACTTGGCATTGGCGATCGCTCCCCCTAGAACATCGCACCGGATCTGAAGTTTTCGCCGCCCTATTTCTCAAACCTAACGCGATCGCTACTCTCCTAGAAAGTCCTTACCCTACACCGTCAGAAAGCAGCAACCTGGCTCGTTACTCCATTTGCGCTGGTTCCCCCCGAATATTAGATGGCATCCCGCAAATGTGGACTCCAGCAGTAGGGGAAATTTTTCCCTTCCTGCGCCAATTGCTCCAACGCTCAAAAGAAGGAAAAAGTAATTCTTTTGACTCTTCACCTTTTACTTTTGACTTTCCCTTCACCGGAGGCTGGCTGGGATGGCTGGGGTACGACACCGCCTGGGAAATTGAACGACTTCCCAAATTAAAACCAGATCCGCTACCCTTCCCCGTTGCTTACTGGTACGAACCAGAGTGTTTTGCCGTATTAGATTTTTGCGAGCAAACCCTATGGCTTGCAGCCACCCATCCAGATCAACTAGACCAGTTACAACAACAGCTAGAGCCGCAAAATATCATTCCCAAGCAGAGTATGGGAACGAGCAAAATCCAAAATCCAAAATCTCAGCCTCCGCATTTCTTCACATCCCAAATTGGCTATGAAAGCGCCGTGAGGCAAGCGCAGAAATATATCCAAGCAGGCGATATCTTTCAGACGAATTTATCCCTACGGTTTGCCGCAGACACCACAGCCTCAAGCTGGGATATTTATCAAGCTTTGCAGCAAATTAATCCTTCCCCCTTCGCGAGTTATTGGCAGACACCTTGGGGAGCAGTCATTAGCTGTTCGCCTGAACGACTGGTACAGCTGCAAAACCAACAGGCACAGACGCGACCAATTGCCGGGACGCGATCGCGCGGCACTACCCCAGAAACTGATGCCCAGCAAGCTAGTGACTTGATTGCCAATACCAAAGAAATAGCCGAACATATCATGCTCGTCGATTTAGAGCGTAATGACTTAGGGCGAGTCTGCCAGTGGGGTTCTGTCACGGCAAATGAACTATTTACCATCGAGCGTTACAGCCATGTCATGCACCTCGTCAGCAACGTTAAGGGCACTTTACGCCCGGAGTGCGACGAAATCGACCTGATCCGCGCCCTCTTCCCCGGCGGCACTATTACTGGCTGCCCTAAAGTCCGCTGTATGGAAATTATTGAAGAACTAGAACCCGTGCGTCGCAACTTGTTCTATGGCTCCTGCGGCTATCTCGATCTTCGGGGTAACTTAGATTTGAATATCTTGATCCGCACCCTTTTGTTTACCAATAGTGACAGCGGTGCTACTGTATGGGGTCAAGTCGGAGCCGGAATTGTTGCCGATAGCGACCCCAACCGAGAATGGCACGAGTCTCTCCACAAAGCTCAAGCACAACTTGCAGCACTTAGCAGTTTTAAGTTGTAG